In Cyclopterus lumpus isolate fCycLum1 chromosome 9, fCycLum1.pri, whole genome shotgun sequence, a single genomic region encodes these proteins:
- the LOC117735868 gene encoding UDP-glucuronosyltransferase 2A1-like, producing MKPWQSLSVCVLLVLCATRSASGGNILVWYTEGSHWINMKPVLETLIDRGHRVTVLVPSVSMYMNTSEPSRFGYEPFDVSVSMEAMQDFMKDFLHFSMYEIDHMSYMQIYMKFMDIMKVNLQYSLKYLDGVLKSESIMKKLKEGKYDLLLADPVYPGSDLVAEILGIPLVFSLRFSLANNWERKCGQLPAPPSFVPGAMSKLTDKMDFSERLWNFLYYALQDLLLENIFWDVLDKYYSEIKGSHWINMKPVLETLIDRGHRVTVLVPSVSMYMNTSEPSRFGYEPFDVSVSMEAMQDFMKDFLHFSMYEIDHMSYIQMYIKYMDIMKVDLQYSLKYLDGVLKSESIMKKLKEGKYDLLLADPVYPGSDLLAEILGIPLVFSLRFSLANNWERKCGQLPAPPSFVPGAMSKLTDKMDFSERLWNFLFYALQDFVIDNIFWKELDKYYSEVKGTPTSACEVMGRADIWLMRTYWDFDFPRPFLPNFKFVGGIHCRPAKPLPEVLWRYSGEAPATLGANTRIYDWIPQNDLLGHPKTRAFITHGGTNGIYEAIYHGVPMVGIPMFADQPDNMVHVKAKGAAVIVDLNFMKTEDLRDAVNAVINDKSYKENALWLSSIHHDRPMSPRDEAVFWIEFTMRNKGAEHLRVQAHNLTWYQYHSLDVLAFLLTVVLILVLLFIKTCSFCFRRCCGGRGKGKTRRKRKAE from the exons ATGAAGCCGTGGCAGAGCCTCTCGGTCTGTGTGCTGCTGGTACTTTGTGCGACACGGAGCGCAAGCGGAGGGAACATTTTGGTCTGGTACACTGAAGGCAGCCACTGGATTAACATGAAGCCTGTGCTGGAGACGCTGATCGACAGGGGTCACCGGGTCACGGTTCTGGTGCCGAGCGTGTCGATGTACATGAACACCAGTGAGCCTTCTCGCTTCGGCTACGAACCCTTCGACGTCTCGGTCTCAATGGAGGCCATGCAGGACTTCATGAAAGACTTCCTTCACTTCTCCATGTATGAGATAGATCATATGAGCTACATGCAGATATACATGAAATTCATGGATATAATGAAGGTCAACCTGCAGTATTCTTTGAAGTATTTGGACGGCGTGCTGAAATCAGAATCCATCATGAAGAAGCTGAAGGAGGGAAAATATGACCTTCTCCTGGCTGACCCTGTATACCCCGGCAGTGACTTAGTAGCAGAGATTTTGGGCATCCCTCTGGTCTTCTCCCTTCGGTTCTCCTTAGCCAATAACTGGGAGAGAAAGTGTGGTCAgctccctgctcctccttcctTTGTCCCCGGGGCTATGAGCAAACTAACCGACAAGATGGACTTCTCTGAGAGACTGTGGAACTTCCTCTACTACGCATTGCAGGACCTCCTGCTCGAAAACATTTTTTGGGACGTACTCGATAAATATTACTCCGAAATCAAAG GCAGCCACTGGATTAACATGAAGCCTGTGCTGGAGACGCTGATCGACAGGGGTCACCGGGTCACGGTTCTGGTGCCGAGCGTGTCGATGTACATGAACACCAGTGAGCCTTCTCGCTTCGGCTACGAACCCTTCGACGTCTCGGTCTCAATGGAGGCCATGCAGGACTTCATGAAAGACTTCCTTCACTTCTCCATGTATGAGATAGATCATATGAGCTACATACAGATGTACATCAAATACATGGATATAATGAAGGTCGACCTGCAGTATTCTTTGAAGTATTTGGACGGCGTGCTGAAATCAGAATCCATCATGAAGAAGCTGAAGGAGGGAAAATATGACCTTCTCCTGGCTGACCCTGTATACCCCGGCAGTGACCTATTAGCAGAGATTTTGGGCATCCCTCTGGTCTTCTCCCTTCGGTTCTCCTTAGCCAATAACTGGGAGAGAAAGTGTGGTCAgctccctgctcctccttcctTTGTCCCCGGGGCTATGAGCAAACTAACCGACAAGATGGACTTCTCTGAGAGACTGTGGAACTTCCTCTTCTACGCTTTGCAGGACTTCGTGATTGATAATATTTTTTGGAAAGAACTCGATAAATATTACTCCGAAGTCAAAG GAACACCCACCAGTGCCTGTGAGGTGATGGGTAGGGCAGATATCTGGTTGATGCGAACCTACTGGGATTTTGACTTCCCTCGTCCTTTCCTCCCCAACTTCAAATTTGTTGGTGGGATTCACTGCAGACCTGCTAAACCGCTACCAGAG GTGCTGTGGAGATACAGCGGAGAAGCTCCAGCGACTCTGGGTGCCAACACCAGAATATACGACTGGATCCCGCAGAATGACCTACTGG GTCACCCCAAGACCAGAGCTTTCATCACCCACGGTGGCACCAATGGGATCTATGAGGCCATCTACCACGGTGTTCCCATGGTGGGCATCCCCATGTTCGCTGACCAGCCAGACAACATGGTCCATGTTAAGGCAAAGGGAGCCGCAGTTATTGTAGACTTGAACTTCATGAAGACGGAGGACCTTAGAGATGCAGTCAATGCCGTCATCAATGACAAATC GTACAAGGAGAATGCCTTGTGGCTGTCCAGTATCCACCACGACAGACCAATGAGTCCCCGTGATGAGGCGGTATTCTGGATCGAGTTCACCATGAGAAACAAAGGGGCCGAGCACCTGAGGGTTCAAGCCCACAACCTCACCTGGTACCAGTATCACAGCCTGGACGTCCTGGCCTTCCTCCTCACCGTTGTTCTGATCCTCGTACTCCTCTTCATCAAGACCTGCAGTTTCTGCTTCCGGAGGTgctgtggaggaagaggaaaggggaagacgaggagaaagagaaaggccGAGTAA
- the zgc:152968 gene encoding RNA exonuclease 1 homolog — MFSSSGLFDGIRCPFLKRGLCERPYCLYKHATELRDAFGASCHSSTVDVAGEQTGYPSNDETKDDSLQELERINKEIETVRHEVEHEQRRLSRYQTVLADSIKTAPNYSVSKSETGVKNVDGGTYGLSSRADSTRTYSRARKYVVDNSKPRTDLEYDPLSNFSAGLRSGSSSGKEQKVKNGQGLKRNAVPCDQKKPVAHQSLLSQSPSPEPLDDSNEDGVLIIDIPPSPDKKRAKAPNPVDFVAGKSLQDKVEKVETEPVLRLNADASTPPSSTFEKNGENDQAPDTNSNSPCRQHAEQVQTADQDRVSSPWSSALPQSQNTSIKMQGWFQGKAAAPESYPVPAEPLSVHSSASSLAIAAELSSASTGQLFVTDDNEEVIVIPSSSDEEELNYSEMELSDSDPMEECYRIFMEANEDKGNEEQPDASVGAVDVEKPKLNVKPQALPGKKRVAHDAKHTEQPVVKSRPQPQVLVPLRAPAVSGFASQPSSTSKIQQVQQRASMLTASVKAGQAFVVSSACQRKPETQSASFPLTQTPENLQPAPVQHAHMNYISLGTAVIGADNNLHLILPEGIFPLPGTSSSSQVTSVLTPISQVHTSTLAVRQMYHPAAVMPLQRYRTTAPVLIPAPARKPSLASAFASSHSSPAAFAAPQAAVHTAVKAVTTKRRLKQCEAAKEKVPHEIRQRYVNMFTEEFLKTTENVNEAFEKALAEEKAVYNRSVNKLKYLSVAVNALKRLKNQSAVTAKDENEVKSQQYKGNISLDPEFKGNDDMALYEILRDYVLTEEKLVESNYPVQHPEKPGSCVLFIDVKKGSADPLKRICCRCGSTYSVNQMGKHIRKEECNYHYGKGVTEKVPGGVETRYSCCEGVMGAPGCQVFQVHVHDSISMDGFVSTVPRHPSDTSCPGVYSLDCEMCYTIHGLELSRVTVVNSSVQVVYDTFIRPDNEVIDYNTRFSGICEEDVKGNRTSLREVQETLLSFVSADTILIGHGLETDLCALKLLHGTVIDTSVVFPHRLGLPHKLTLNNLTADYLRRIIQESVCGHDTEDDAAACMELMLWKVKEEGKVKKIWI; from the exons ATGTTTTCCTCGTCCGGTCTCTTTGATGGCATACGTTGTCCGTTTTTAAAACGAGGGCTTTGCGAGCGGCCTTACTGTCTGTACAAACATGCCACGGAGTTGCGGGACGCGTTTGGTGCCTCGTGTCATTCGTCGACGGTTGACGTTGCAG GAGAGCAAACTGGTTATCCATCGAATGATGAGACTAAAGATGACTCCCTCCAGGAGCTGGAGCGAATCAACAAGGAGATTGAAACCGTGAGGCACGAGGTGGAACATGAGCAGAGGCGACTGTCCCGCTACCAGACCGTACTGGCAGACAGCATAAAAACTGCACCCAATTACTCAGTTTCCAAGTCCGAGACTGGGGTTAAAAATGTAGATGGAGGCACTTATGGGCTGTCGTCACGCGCAGACTCTACTAGAACGTACTCCCGAGCCAGGAAGTACGTGGTTGACAACTCGAAACCAAGGACTGATTTGGAGTATGACCCTCTGTCCAACTTTTCTGCTGGCTTGCGATCTGGCAGCTCATCGGGCAAAGAGCAAAAAGTGAAAAATGGGCAAGGTTTGAAAAGGAACGCTGTACCTTGCGACCAAAAGAAGCCAGTCGCACATCAGTCTCTGCTTTCCCAGTCTCCATCTCCAGAGCCACTGGATGACTCTAATGAAGACGGTGTCCTGATTATTGACATTCCTCCCTCTCCGGACAAAAAGAGAGCGAAAGCTCCGAATCCTGTCGATTTTGTTGCTGGCAAATCCCTCCAGGACAAAGTGGAGAAGGTCGAAACGGAGCCCGTTTTACGTCTAAATGCAGATGCATCAACTCCCCCGTCATCGACATTTGAGAAAAATGGAGAAAACGATCAAG CTCCAGATACTAACTCGAACTCGCCGTGCAGACAACATGCCGAGCAGGTCCAGACAGCAGATCAGGACCGGGTTAGCAGTCCGTGGTCTTCAGCGCTGCCACAAAGCCAGAATACGTCGATCAAAATGCAAGGATGGTTTCAGGGTAAAGCCGCTGCACCTGAAAGCTACCCGGTGCCGGCAGAACCACTTTCAGTCCATTCGTCTGCGTCAAGTTTGGCAATCGCAGCTGAATTATCGTCCGCATCAACTGGACAGCTTTTCGTGACTGACGATAATGAAGAAGTTATAGTCATTCCGTCCAGCTCGGATGAAGAGGAGCTTAACTACTCTGAAATGGAGCTGTCCGACAGTGATCCGATGGAGGAATGCTACAGGATCTTCATGGAGGCCAATGAGGATAAGGGAAATGAGGAGCAGCCTGACGCGTCT GTTGGCGCTGTAGATGTGGAGAAGCCAAAGTTAAACGTCAAACCCCAAGCATTGCCAGGAAAGAAGAGGGTGGCTCATGATGCCAAACATACAGAG CAGCCAGTGGTTAAGAGCAGACCTCAGCCCCAGGTGCTGGTTCCCCTGCGTGCGCCAGCAGTGTCAGGATTTGCCTCCCAGCCCTCCAGCACCTCTAAGATCCAGCAGGTACAGCAGAGAGCCTCCATGCTGACTGCTTCAGTCAAAGCTGGTCAGGCCTTTGTTGTTTCCTCCGCCTGTCAGAGGAAGCCAGAGACCCAGAGTGCATCTTTTCCTTTAACTCAAACCCCTGAAAACCTGCAGCCTGCTCCTGTACAACATG CGCACATGAACTACATATCTTTGGGAACTGCCGTGATCGGGGCGGACAACAACTTGCACTTGATCCTCCCAGAGGGCATCTTCCCTCTGCCTGGCACCTCCAGTTCCAGCCAAGTTACGTCGGTGCTTACCCCGATCAGTCAAGTGCATACGAGCACGCTCGCCGTGAGACAGATGTACCATCCAGCTGCAGTTATGCCTCTGCAAAGATACCGCACAACGGCGCCTGTGCTCATTCCTGCGCCGGCACGTAAACCTTCGCTGGCCTCGGCCTTTGCATCGTCACATTCGAGTCCAGCTGCTTTCGCCGCGCCTCAAGCTGCTGTCCATACCGCTGTTAAG GCTGTGACGACTAAACGTAGACTGAAGCAGTGCGAGGCCGCCAAGGAGAAAGTGCCCCATGAAATCCGACAGCGTTATGTCAACATGTTTACGGAGGAGTTCCTCAAGACGACAGAAAACGTTAATGAGGCTTTTGAAAAG GCTCTTGCGGAAGAGAAGGCCGTGTACAATCGCAGCGTGAACAAACTCAAGTATCTGAGTGTTGCCGTGAACGCACTGAAGAGGCTGAAGAACCAAAGTGCTGTTACGGCTAAAG ATGAAAATGAAGTCAAAAGCCAACAATACAAAGGCAACATTTCACTTGATCCTGAGTTTAAAGGAAACG ATGATATGGCGTTGTATGAGATTTTGAGGGACTATGTTTTGACTGAGGAAAAGCTGGTTGAGAGCAACTATCCTGTCCAGCACCCAGAGAAACCCGGTTCTTGTGTTCTTTTTATTGACGTTAAGAAAGGCAGCGCAGACC CCCTCAAGAGAATTTGCTGTCGCTGTGGATCCACGTACTCCGTGAACCAAATGGGCAAACACATCCGTAAGGAGGAGTGTAATTACCACTATGGGAAAGGGGTCACAGAAAAAG TGCCAGGTGGCGTTGAGACGCGCTACAGTTGCTGTGAGGGCGTCATGGGAGCTCCTGGATGTCAAGTGTTTCAG gTGCATGTCCATGACTCCATCAGCATGGATGGGTTTGTTTCGACTGTCCCCAGACATCCCTCAGATACCAGCTGTCCCGGGGTCTACTCTTTGGATTGTGAAATG TGTTATACCATTCATGGTCTGGAGCTGTCGAGAGTGACTGTTGTCAACTCTAGTGTGCAAGTCGTCTACGACACCTTCATCAGACCCGATAATGAGGTCATTGACTATAACACCAG GTTTTCAGGCATCTGTGAGGAAGATGTGAAGGGTAACCGCACCTCCCTCAGAGAGGTGCAGGAGACCTTGTTGAGCTTCGTCAGCGCCGACACCATTCTGATTGGACACGGCCTGGAAACAGACCTCTGTGCCCTGAAG TTGCTCCATGGGACAGTGATAGACACATCGGTGGTGTTCCCTCACCGTCTGGGCCTCCCTCACAAGCTGACCCTCAACAACCTCACAGCCGACTACCTCAGGAGGATCATCCAAGAGAGTG TTTGTGGCCATGACACTGAGGACGATGCTGCTGCCTGCATGGAGCTTATGTTATGGAAAGtcaaagaagaaggaaaagtgaagaaaatatGGATATAA
- the poli gene encoding DNA polymerase iota isoform X1 — MDYSEGEMEEDETEWNNSFVDSVTAAASDPSLNKTSGPTPAHRVILHFDLDCFYAQVEMIRNPALREVPLGVQQKYIVVTCNYVARDQGVTKLMSVAVAKEKCPQLVLVKGEDLTRYREMSYKLTELLTSYCPLVERLGFDENFMDITKMVERRLAETPESYNFSFQGHVYNRLSADVKASDHPRLALGSHIAAELRDAIHSKLGLTGCAGVATNKLLAKLVSGAFKPNQQTSLLPEDIGDIMGSLSGVRKVPGVGHQTAKRLQALGLVSVKDLQLFPLGDLGKEFGGPSAQRLKNLSLGVDDSAVVPTGAPQSLSDEDSFKKMSTTKDVLEKIQELLSSLVERMHKDGRPPQTFRLTIRRYSATNKWFGRESRQCPIPNHVGQKITSDSADDAVVQLVPLAMKLFHKMVDCSAAFHLTLINVCFSNLQTRGAAVGGKGSITSFFTHSTSQSQDASSDHQLSAHGVMTQFTPPQKTVATESPRGSGAELYGLNRKQRPAVAVKKPPLQKESCSTTRSHPEIPPGTHRLPPNVDPEVFRLLPEELQKELLSPADTNSLPGLPTCSPAAVNVPNITTNKSPQSVSDSRNIKDVEGAVAKSDPPDWTTTVNRRPEGLSAFLGENVTEEGRPSFPRPADCEFPGNVDPTVFSELPPDVQRELMSGWKQQKAVLKTPSSRKPGRRSPMIKDRKAAGKGTQANNLLKYFKP; from the exons ATGGATTACAGCGAGGGTGAGATGGAAGAAGATGAAACTGAGTGGAATAACAGTTTCGTGGATTCAGTCACCGCTGCTGCTTCTG ATCCAAGCCTCAATAAGACATCAGGACCAACACCTGCTCACAGAGTCATTCTGCATTTCGACCTGGACTGCTTCTATGCTCAGGTGGAAATGATCAGAAACCCTGCACTGAGAGAGGTCCCTTTAG GTGTTCAGCAGAAATACATCGTCGTCACCTGCAACTACGTGGCAAGAGATCAAGGTGTCACCAAGCTGATGTCTGTGGCCGTCGCGAAGGAGAAATGTCCTCAGCTGGTGCTGGTGAAAGGAGAAGACCTGACACGCTACAGAGAAATGTCATATAAACTGACGG AGCTGCTGACGTCCTACTGTCCACTGGTAGAGAGACTTGGATTTGATGAAAACTTCATGGACATCACAAAGATGGTAGAAAGAAGGCTAGCGGAGACACCGGAGTCGTACAACTTTTCATTTCAAGGACACGTCTACAACCGTCTCA GTGCAGATGTCAAAGCAAGTGATCATCCGAGGTTGGCTTTAGGTTCACACATAGCAGCAGAGCTAAGAGACGCCATCCACAGCAAGCTGGGTCTGACCGGCTGCGCTGGCGTCGCCACGAACAAGCTGCTGGCCAAACTGGTGTCGGGCGCCTTCAAACCCAATCAGCAAACCAGCCTGCTGCCTGAGGACATCGGCGACATCATGGGCAGCCTGAGCGGTGTCCGCAAAGTACCGG GGGTTGGTCACCAAACAGCGAAGCGACTTCAAGCCCTGGGATTGGTCAGTGTGAAAGACCTTCAGCTCTTCCCATTGGGCGACTTGGGGAAGGAGTTTGGAGGTCCCAGTGCCCAGCGCTTGAAGAATCTGTCCCTCGGCGTTGATGACTCGGCTGTCGTACCCACCGGGGCCCCTCAG TCTCTCAGTGACGAAGACTCCTTCAAGAAAATGTCAACAACTAAAGACGTTTTGGAAAAGATTCAAGAGCTCCTGAGCAGTCTGGTGGAGAG GATGCACAAAGATGGCAGGCCACCCCAAACCTTCCGGCTGACCATCCGTAGATACTCAGCGACCAACAAGTGGTTCGGTCGGGAGAGCCGACAGTGTCCGATACCCAACCACGTGGGACAGAAGATCACCTCCG ACAGCGCTGATGATGCTGTGGTCCAGCTGGTCCCGTTGGCCATGAAGCTCTTCCACAAGATGGTGGACTGCAGCGCCGCCTTCCACCTCACCCTCATCAACGTCTGCTTCAGCAACTTGCAGACCAGGGGAGCTGCCGTCGGCGGAAAGGGCTCCATAACGTCTTTCTTCACACACAGCACGTCACAAAGCCAG GACGCTTCCTCAGATCATCAGTTGAGCGCACACGGCGTGATGACTCAATTCACCCCGCCTCAAAAGACAGTAGCCACAGAAAGCCCTCGTGGCTCTGGGGCAGAATTATATGGGTTAAATAGAAAACAGAGGCCTGCTGTTGCTGTAAAGAAACCTCCGCTTCAGAAAGAATCCTGCAGTACAACGAGGTCACACCCAGAAATCCCTCCTGGGACGCATCGACTGCCCCCAAATGTCGACCCCGAAGTGTTCCGGCTTCTCCCTGAGGAGCTCCAGAAGGAGCTGTTATCACCTGCTGACACAAACTCACTCCCCGGTCTTCCAACGTGCTCACCTGCTGCCGTCAATGTCCCCAACATAACGACAAACAAGTCGCCGCAGTCGGTTAGCGACTCACGAAATATCAAAGACGTTGAAGGAGCCGTGGCGAAATCGGACCCACCAGACTGGACGACTACCGTGAATCGGAGGCCCGAGGGCTTGAGCGCGTTTCTGGGAGAAAACGTCACGGAAGAAGGGAGACCGTCGTTTCCTCGGCCTGCTGACTGCGAGTTCCCGGGAAATGTGGACCCTACGGTGTTTTCTGAGCTTCCGCCAGACGTTCAGAGGGAGTTGATGTCTGGATGGAAGCAACAGAAGGCCGTCCTGAAGACGCCGTCATCCAGGAAACCAGGGAGGAGAAGCCCGATGATCAAAGACAGAAAGGCTGCAGGAAAAGGCACTCAGGCAAACAATCTGTTAAAGTACTTCAAACCCTGA
- the poli gene encoding DNA polymerase iota isoform X3, whose product MDYSEGEMEEDETEWNNSFVDSVTAAASDPSLNKTSGPTPAHRVILHFDLDCFYAQVEMIRNPALREVPLGVQQKYIVVTCNYVARDQGVTKLMSVAVAKEKCPQLVLVKGEDLTRYREMSYKLTELLTSYCPLVERLGFDENFMDITKMVERRLAETPESYNFSFQGHVYNRLSADVKASDHPRLALGSHIAAELRDAIHSKLGLTGCAGVATNKLLAKLVSGAFKPNQQTSLLPEDIGDIMGSLSGVRKVPGVGHQTAKRLQALGLVSVKDLQLFPLGDLGKEFGGPSAQRLKNLSLGVDDSAVVPTGAPQSLSDEDSFKKMSTTKDVLEKIQELLSSLVERMHKDGRPPQTFRLTIRRYSATNKWFGRESRQCPIPNHVGQKITSDSADDAVVQLVPLAMKLFHKMVDCSAAFHLTLINVCFSNLQTRGAAVGGKGSITSFFTHSTSQSQVTRQRRFLRSSVERTRRDDSIHPASKDSSHRKPSWLWGRIIWVK is encoded by the exons ATGGATTACAGCGAGGGTGAGATGGAAGAAGATGAAACTGAGTGGAATAACAGTTTCGTGGATTCAGTCACCGCTGCTGCTTCTG ATCCAAGCCTCAATAAGACATCAGGACCAACACCTGCTCACAGAGTCATTCTGCATTTCGACCTGGACTGCTTCTATGCTCAGGTGGAAATGATCAGAAACCCTGCACTGAGAGAGGTCCCTTTAG GTGTTCAGCAGAAATACATCGTCGTCACCTGCAACTACGTGGCAAGAGATCAAGGTGTCACCAAGCTGATGTCTGTGGCCGTCGCGAAGGAGAAATGTCCTCAGCTGGTGCTGGTGAAAGGAGAAGACCTGACACGCTACAGAGAAATGTCATATAAACTGACGG AGCTGCTGACGTCCTACTGTCCACTGGTAGAGAGACTTGGATTTGATGAAAACTTCATGGACATCACAAAGATGGTAGAAAGAAGGCTAGCGGAGACACCGGAGTCGTACAACTTTTCATTTCAAGGACACGTCTACAACCGTCTCA GTGCAGATGTCAAAGCAAGTGATCATCCGAGGTTGGCTTTAGGTTCACACATAGCAGCAGAGCTAAGAGACGCCATCCACAGCAAGCTGGGTCTGACCGGCTGCGCTGGCGTCGCCACGAACAAGCTGCTGGCCAAACTGGTGTCGGGCGCCTTCAAACCCAATCAGCAAACCAGCCTGCTGCCTGAGGACATCGGCGACATCATGGGCAGCCTGAGCGGTGTCCGCAAAGTACCGG GGGTTGGTCACCAAACAGCGAAGCGACTTCAAGCCCTGGGATTGGTCAGTGTGAAAGACCTTCAGCTCTTCCCATTGGGCGACTTGGGGAAGGAGTTTGGAGGTCCCAGTGCCCAGCGCTTGAAGAATCTGTCCCTCGGCGTTGATGACTCGGCTGTCGTACCCACCGGGGCCCCTCAG TCTCTCAGTGACGAAGACTCCTTCAAGAAAATGTCAACAACTAAAGACGTTTTGGAAAAGATTCAAGAGCTCCTGAGCAGTCTGGTGGAGAG GATGCACAAAGATGGCAGGCCACCCCAAACCTTCCGGCTGACCATCCGTAGATACTCAGCGACCAACAAGTGGTTCGGTCGGGAGAGCCGACAGTGTCCGATACCCAACCACGTGGGACAGAAGATCACCTCCG ACAGCGCTGATGATGCTGTGGTCCAGCTGGTCCCGTTGGCCATGAAGCTCTTCCACAAGATGGTGGACTGCAGCGCCGCCTTCCACCTCACCCTCATCAACGTCTGCTTCAGCAACTTGCAGACCAGGGGAGCTGCCGTCGGCGGAAAGGGCTCCATAACGTCTTTCTTCACACACAGCACGTCACAAAGCCAGGTGACACGGCAAA GACGCTTCCTCAGATCATCAGTTGAGCGCACACGGCGTGATGACTCAATTCACCCCGCCTCAAAAGACAGTAGCCACAGAAAGCCCTCGTGGCTCTGGGGCAGAATTATATGGGTTAAATAG
- the poli gene encoding DNA polymerase iota isoform X2: MIRNPALREVPLGVQQKYIVVTCNYVARDQGVTKLMSVAVAKEKCPQLVLVKGEDLTRYREMSYKLTELLTSYCPLVERLGFDENFMDITKMVERRLAETPESYNFSFQGHVYNRLSADVKASDHPRLALGSHIAAELRDAIHSKLGLTGCAGVATNKLLAKLVSGAFKPNQQTSLLPEDIGDIMGSLSGVRKVPGVGHQTAKRLQALGLVSVKDLQLFPLGDLGKEFGGPSAQRLKNLSLGVDDSAVVPTGAPQSLSDEDSFKKMSTTKDVLEKIQELLSSLVERMHKDGRPPQTFRLTIRRYSATNKWFGRESRQCPIPNHVGQKITSDSADDAVVQLVPLAMKLFHKMVDCSAAFHLTLINVCFSNLQTRGAAVGGKGSITSFFTHSTSQSQDASSDHQLSAHGVMTQFTPPQKTVATESPRGSGAELYGLNRKQRPAVAVKKPPLQKESCSTTRSHPEIPPGTHRLPPNVDPEVFRLLPEELQKELLSPADTNSLPGLPTCSPAAVNVPNITTNKSPQSVSDSRNIKDVEGAVAKSDPPDWTTTVNRRPEGLSAFLGENVTEEGRPSFPRPADCEFPGNVDPTVFSELPPDVQRELMSGWKQQKAVLKTPSSRKPGRRSPMIKDRKAAGKGTQANNLLKYFKP, from the exons ATGATCAGAAACCCTGCACTGAGAGAGGTCCCTTTAG GTGTTCAGCAGAAATACATCGTCGTCACCTGCAACTACGTGGCAAGAGATCAAGGTGTCACCAAGCTGATGTCTGTGGCCGTCGCGAAGGAGAAATGTCCTCAGCTGGTGCTGGTGAAAGGAGAAGACCTGACACGCTACAGAGAAATGTCATATAAACTGACGG AGCTGCTGACGTCCTACTGTCCACTGGTAGAGAGACTTGGATTTGATGAAAACTTCATGGACATCACAAAGATGGTAGAAAGAAGGCTAGCGGAGACACCGGAGTCGTACAACTTTTCATTTCAAGGACACGTCTACAACCGTCTCA GTGCAGATGTCAAAGCAAGTGATCATCCGAGGTTGGCTTTAGGTTCACACATAGCAGCAGAGCTAAGAGACGCCATCCACAGCAAGCTGGGTCTGACCGGCTGCGCTGGCGTCGCCACGAACAAGCTGCTGGCCAAACTGGTGTCGGGCGCCTTCAAACCCAATCAGCAAACCAGCCTGCTGCCTGAGGACATCGGCGACATCATGGGCAGCCTGAGCGGTGTCCGCAAAGTACCGG GGGTTGGTCACCAAACAGCGAAGCGACTTCAAGCCCTGGGATTGGTCAGTGTGAAAGACCTTCAGCTCTTCCCATTGGGCGACTTGGGGAAGGAGTTTGGAGGTCCCAGTGCCCAGCGCTTGAAGAATCTGTCCCTCGGCGTTGATGACTCGGCTGTCGTACCCACCGGGGCCCCTCAG TCTCTCAGTGACGAAGACTCCTTCAAGAAAATGTCAACAACTAAAGACGTTTTGGAAAAGATTCAAGAGCTCCTGAGCAGTCTGGTGGAGAG GATGCACAAAGATGGCAGGCCACCCCAAACCTTCCGGCTGACCATCCGTAGATACTCAGCGACCAACAAGTGGTTCGGTCGGGAGAGCCGACAGTGTCCGATACCCAACCACGTGGGACAGAAGATCACCTCCG ACAGCGCTGATGATGCTGTGGTCCAGCTGGTCCCGTTGGCCATGAAGCTCTTCCACAAGATGGTGGACTGCAGCGCCGCCTTCCACCTCACCCTCATCAACGTCTGCTTCAGCAACTTGCAGACCAGGGGAGCTGCCGTCGGCGGAAAGGGCTCCATAACGTCTTTCTTCACACACAGCACGTCACAAAGCCAG GACGCTTCCTCAGATCATCAGTTGAGCGCACACGGCGTGATGACTCAATTCACCCCGCCTCAAAAGACAGTAGCCACAGAAAGCCCTCGTGGCTCTGGGGCAGAATTATATGGGTTAAATAGAAAACAGAGGCCTGCTGTTGCTGTAAAGAAACCTCCGCTTCAGAAAGAATCCTGCAGTACAACGAGGTCACACCCAGAAATCCCTCCTGGGACGCATCGACTGCCCCCAAATGTCGACCCCGAAGTGTTCCGGCTTCTCCCTGAGGAGCTCCAGAAGGAGCTGTTATCACCTGCTGACACAAACTCACTCCCCGGTCTTCCAACGTGCTCACCTGCTGCCGTCAATGTCCCCAACATAACGACAAACAAGTCGCCGCAGTCGGTTAGCGACTCACGAAATATCAAAGACGTTGAAGGAGCCGTGGCGAAATCGGACCCACCAGACTGGACGACTACCGTGAATCGGAGGCCCGAGGGCTTGAGCGCGTTTCTGGGAGAAAACGTCACGGAAGAAGGGAGACCGTCGTTTCCTCGGCCTGCTGACTGCGAGTTCCCGGGAAATGTGGACCCTACGGTGTTTTCTGAGCTTCCGCCAGACGTTCAGAGGGAGTTGATGTCTGGATGGAAGCAACAGAAGGCCGTCCTGAAGACGCCGTCATCCAGGAAACCAGGGAGGAGAAGCCCGATGATCAAAGACAGAAAGGCTGCAGGAAAAGGCACTCAGGCAAACAATCTGTTAAAGTACTTCAAACCCTGA